In Mercurialis annua linkage group LG5, ddMerAnnu1.2, whole genome shotgun sequence, a single genomic region encodes these proteins:
- the LOC126679793 gene encoding coatomer subunit zeta-2-like: MASRDACPTIKNILLLDSEGKRVAVKYYSDDWTTNNSKLAFEKSLFAKTMKSNARTEAEVTMFDNYIIVYKFVQDLHFFVTGGDDENELILASVLQGFFDSVSLLLRSTVDKREALENLDLIFLCLDEIVEKGMILETDANLIAGKVAINSMDPGAPLSEQTISQALATAREHLTRTLFQ; encoded by the exons ATGGCCTCTCGC GATGCGTGCCCGACGATAAAGAACATTCTTTTGCTGGACTCGGAAGGGAAGCGTGTAGCTGTGAAATACTACTCGGATGACTGGACGACTAATAATTCGAAGTTGGCTTTTGAAAAATCCTTGTTTGCAAAGACTATGAAGTCAAATGCTCGGACAGAAG CGGAAGTCACTATGTTTGACAACTACATTATTGTCTATAAATTCGTCCAAGATCTTCACTTCTTTGTGACGGGAGGTGATGATGAAAACGAACTGATCTTAGCTTCTGTTCTTCAAGGATTCTTTGATTCAGTTTCTCTTCTCTTGAG GAGTACTGTTGACAAGAGGGAGGCACTTGAAAACTTGGATCTCATCTTCTTGTGCCTTGATGAGATTGTCGAAAAAGG GATGATACTCGAAACAGATGCCAATTTAATCGCAGGAAAAGTGGCAATAAATAGCATGGATCCCGGCGCACCCTTGTCGGAGCAG ACAATTAGCCAAGCATTGGCTACAGCACGTGAACATTTGACAAGAACCCTCTTTCAGTAA
- the LOC126680743 gene encoding putative F-box/LRR-repeat protein At3g58880 produces the protein MAAEIDKLCELSEYLIHYVFSFLNTTDVVKTCILSKRWTFMLASCPFLTFTFCPTKSRTNETSYINFVQQVIFRRGCVPITNFVFNSYVDAEVGVIQSWVCYAIKHKVQHLTLQLICRQMSFELPDSFYYQGVKRISVMAVEINKLRELPEYLIHYVFSFLDTINVVKTCIFVQKMDAPVGFLSVSYFHFLSN, from the exons ATGGCGGCGGAAATTGACAAGCTGTGCGAATTATCAGAATATCTTATTCATTATGTGTTCTCTTTTTTGAACACAACTGACGTAGTCAAAACCTGTATTTTGTCCAAAAGATGGACGTTCATGTTGGCTTCTTGTCCGTTTCTTACTTTCACTTTCTGCCCAACTAAGTCGCGCACAAACGAAACCTCTTATATTAACTTTGTTCAACAGGTTATTTTTCGAAGAGGTTGTGTCCCCATTACTAATTTTGTCTTTAATTCATATGTTGACGCTGAAGTTGGTGTGATTCAATCATGGGTTTGTTATGCTATTAAGCATAAGGTTCAGCACCTCACATTACAACTTATTTGCCGTCAAATGTCCTTTGAGCTCCCTGATTCTTTCTACT ATCAAGGAGTTAAAAGGATCAGTGTAATGGCGGTGGAAATTAACAAGCTCCGCGAATTACCAGAATATCTTATTCATTATGTGTTCTCTTTCTTGGACACAATTAACGTAGTCAAAACCTGTATATTTGTCCAAAAGATGGATGCTCCTGTGGGCTTCTTATCGGTTTCTTACTTTCACTTTCTGTCCAACTGA
- the LOC126681335 gene encoding casein kinase 1-like protein 2, translating into MEPRVGNKFRLGRKIGSGSFGEIYLGSNIQTNEEVAIKLENIKTKHPQLLYESKLYKILQGGTGIPNIRWYGVEGDYNVLVMDLLGPSLEDLFNFCSRKLSLKTVLMLADQMINRVEFVHSKSFLHRDIKPDNFLMGLGRRANQVYVIDFGLAKKYRDTSTHQHIPYRENKNLTGTARYASMNTHLGIEQSRRDDLESLGYVLMYFLRGSLPWQGLKAGTKKQKYEKISEKKVSTSIEALCRGYPTEFASYFHYCRSLRFDDKPDYAYLKRLFRDLFIREGFQFDYVFDWTILKYQQSQIANPPTRALGSGAGPSSGMPPSGANIDRQIGGEESRPGWPMDPTRRRNSGPITSSASLTKQKGPVANDLSSSKDATLSSSNFLRSSITSRRPAISSSRDASLIGNESDPTRSRTTDPSPAVKISGGQRSTSVLSAEQKHLSSVRNPPTIKTFESTIRGIESLHFNNDEKVQY; encoded by the exons ATGGAGCCGCGTGTCGGTAATAAGTTTCGTCTCGGTCGTAAGATCGGTAGCGGTTCATTCGGAGAGATCTATCTCG GTTCCAATATCCAAACTAATGAGGAAGTTGCAATTAAGCTT GAAAATATTAAGACAAAGCATCCACAGTTGCTTTATGagtcaaaattatataaaattttacaagGAGGAA CTGGGATTCCGAATATTAGATGGTATGGTGTCGAAGGGGACTACAATGTTCTTGTTATGGATTTACTTGGACCTAGTCTTGAAGATTTATTCAACTTTTGTAGTAGGAAACTGTCTCTCAAGACTGTTCTTATGCTTGCTGACCAGATG ATTAATCGTGTTGAATTTGTTCATTCCAAATCTTTCCTTCATCGAGATATCAAGCCGGATAACTTCTTAATGGGCTTAGGGAGACGCGCAAATCAG GTCTATGTCATTGACTTTGGTCTGGCTAAGAAGTACAGAGACACTTCAACTCATCAGCATATCCCTTACAG AGAGAATAAGAATTTGACGGGAACTGCAAGATATGCCAGCATGAATACTCATCTTGGCATTG AACAAAGCCGCAGGGATGATTTAGAATCACTTGGATATGTTCTCATGTATTTTCTAAGAGGAAG TCTTCCCTGGCAAGGACTAAAAGCAGGGACCAAGAAGCAGAAGTATGAAAAGATCAGTGAGAAGAAAGTGTCAACTTCAATCGAG GCATTATGTCGGGGTTATCCCACAGAATTTGCATCCTATTTCCATTACTGTCGATCATTGCGTTTTGATGATAAACCTGATTATGCTTATCTGAAACGGCTATTCCGTGATCTTTTCATTCGTGAAG GTTTTCAATTTGACTATGTCTTTGATTGGACAATTTTGAAGTATCAGCAATCCCAGATTGCTAATCCTCCTACCCGTGCTCTT GGTTCGGGTGCTGGACCAAGCTCTGGCATGCCGCCTTCTGGTGCAAACATCGACAGACAGATAG GAGGTGAAGAGAGTAGACCTGGTTGGCCTATGGATCCCACTCGAAGGAGAAACTCTGGACCAATTACTAGCTCTGCAAGTTTGACGAAACAAAAAGGTCCTGTTGCGAATGATCTATCCTCATCCAAAGATGCTACA TTATCCAGCTCAAATTTCCTGCGGTCAAGTATAACGTCAAGACGACCTGCAATTTCTAGCAGCCGTGATGCATCTCTTATTGGGAACGAATCTGATCCAACTCGCTCTCGTACGACCGATCCGAGTCCAGCAGTCAAAATATCTGGTGGACAGCGAAGTACGTCTGTTTTATCAGCAGAGCAGAAGCATCTGTCTTCTGTCAGAAATCCCCCAACTATAAAAACTTTTGAGTCGACTATTCGGGGCATTGAGAGCCTGCACTTCAACAACGACGAGAAGGTACAATATTAG
- the LOC126683059 gene encoding EPIDERMAL PATTERNING FACTOR-like protein 6 isoform X1 has protein sequence MNFDLFGLVINMEARICCLVLALHIAALSLIFPVGNSRPFSSNHGVYVNQEPGQSPQSLGSKHGFQMESKQGVNEEEYSKGLSKIGSSPPSCEHKCYGCNPCEAIQVPTISKTHNHFGVNYANYEPEGWKCKCGPIFYSP, from the exons ATGAATTTCGATCTGTTTGGTTTGGTAATAAAT ATGGAGGCAAGAATTTGTTGTCTTGTGTTAGCACTACATATAGCAGCTTTGAGTTTGATTTTTCCAGTTGGTAATAGCAGACCTTTTTCATCTAATCATGGTGTTTATGTCAATCAAGAACCAg GTCAGAGTCCACAGTCTTTAGGATCAAAACATGGCTTTCAGATGGAATCAAAACAA GGTGTAAATGAAGAAGAATATTCAAAAGGGCTGAGCAAAATAGGGTCAAGCCCACCAAGCTGTGAGCACAAATGCTATGGTTGCAATCCATGTGAAGCAATTCAAGTGCCTACAATTAGCAAAACCCATAACCATTTTGGTGTTAATTATGCTAATTATGAGCCTGAAGGCTGGAAATGTAAATGTGGTCCTATATTCTATAGTCCATAA
- the LOC126680667 gene encoding probable phospholipid-transporting ATPase 4 isoform X2 produces MARGRIRARLRRSQFHPFSCMRPRTSHDEAPNPVEGPGYSRIVHCNQPCMHRKKPLKYCSNYISTTKYNVATFLPKALFEQFRRVANIYFLLAAILSLTPVAPFSAVSMIFPLAVVVGISMVKEALEDWRRFKQDRKVNSRKASVHGGDGVFVDKSWQKIQVGDIIKVEKDQFFPADLLLLASSYEDGICYVETMNLDGETNLKPKRALEITLSPEDDESFKNFRGVIKCEDPNPSLYTFIGNLEYERQVYPLDPSQILLRDSKLRNTTFVYGVVIFTGFDSKVMQNSTKSPSKRSKIERKMDKIIYILFSLLLGISLMSSIGFAVKIKLQMPNWWYMQPLKPENLYDPNSPLKSGLAHLITALILYGYLIPISLYVSIEVVKVCQARFIDEDLLMYDEETGNPAQARTSNLNEELGQVDTILSDKTGTLTCNQMDFLKCSIAGTSYGVRSSEVELAAAKQMAMDIEDQDEDVFNSSRPKTRISNSWETSSRGAEIELETVITSKDERDQKPAIKGFSFEDSRLMGGNWLKEPNTDVILLFLRVLAVCQSAVPERNEETGTFTYEAESPDEGAFLVAAREFGFEFCRRTQSSVFISEKYAHPGQSVEREFKVLNLLEFTSKRKRMSVIVRDENGQILLFCKGADSIIFDRLAKSGRMYEEITTKHLNEYGEAGLRTLALAYKKVDESEYNTWNNEFMKAKTSIGADRESMLERVADAMERELILVGATAVEDKLQKGVPQCIDKLAQAGLKLWILTGDKMETAINIGYACSLLRQGMKQICITVTNSDTVAQDSKQAIKENTLNQITNASQMIKLEKDPHAAFALIIDGKTLTYALEDDMKHQFLALAVDCASVICCRVSPKQKALVTRLVKEGTGRTTLAVGDGANDVGMIQEADIGVGISGVEGMQAVMASDFSISQFRFLERLLVVHGHWCYKRIAQMICYFFYKNIAFGLTLFYFEAFTAFSGQSIYDDWYMLLFNVVLTSLPVISLGVFEQDVSSEVCLQFPALYQQGTKNLFFDWYRVLGWMGNGLYSSIVIFFLNLIILFDQPFRSDGQTGDMAIVGTTMFSCIICAVNCQIALTMSHFTWIQHVFVWGSVAAWFLFLLLYGMISPIYSGNAYQILLEALGPAPIYWCSIILVTVTCNLPYLVHISFQRCIHPMDHHIIQEIKYYKKDVEDQHMWRRERSKARQETKIGFSVRVDAKIRQLKGRLQKKHSSLISQAHSYTSSPS; encoded by the exons ATGGCACGGGGGAGGATAAGGGCGAGGCTCCGTCGGAGCCAGTTTCATCCATTTTCGTGTATGAGACCGAGAACATCGCATGACGAAGCTCCAAATCCGGTTGAAGGTCCTGGATATTCGAGAATAGTTCACTGTAATCAACCTTGTATGCACAGGAAAAAGCCCTTGAAATATTGCTCAAATTATATATCCACCACAAAGTACAATGTCGCTACCTTCCTGCCTAAGGCACTCTTCGAGCAATTTCGGAGGGTTGCCAATATATACTTTCTTTTGGCTGCTATTCTTTCGCTTACACCGGTTGCCCCATTTTCTGCTGTCAGTATGATTTTTCCTTTGGCGGTTGTTGTTGGTATTAGTATGGTAAAGGAGGCTTTAGAAGATTGGCGCAGGTTCAAGCAAGATAGGAAGGTTAATAGCAGGAAAGCTAGTGTTCATGGAGGGGATGGTGTTTTTGTTGATAAATCATGGCAGAAGATTCAGGTTGGTGATATTATTAAAGTGGAAAAGGATCAGTTTTTTCCAGCTGATTTGCTTTTACTCGCCAGTAGTTATGAAGACGGGATTTGCTATGTGGAGACTATGAATTTAGACGGTGAGACAAACTTGAAGCCAAAAAGAGCATTAGAGATAACCTTGTCTCCTGAGGATGATGAGTCTTTTAAGAATTTTAGAGGAGTTATAAAATGTGAAGATCCAAATCCCAGTCTTTATACCTTCATAGGTAATCTTGAGTATGAGCGTCAGGTTTATCCCCTTGATCCTAGTCAGATTCTGCTTAGAGATTCGAAGCTTAGGAATACCACTTTTGTTTACGGGGTTGTGATATTCACTGGTTTTGATAGCAAAGTCATGCAGAATTCGACGAAGTCCCCTTCAAAAAGAagtaaaatagaaagaaaaatggataaaattatttatatccttTTCAGCCTTCTTTTAGGTATCTCATTAATGAGCTCAATTGGTTTTGCTGTGAAGATAAAGCTTCAAATGCCAAATTGGTGGTACATGCAACCCTTAAAACCTGAAAATTTGTATGATCCTAATAGTCCTCTGAAGTCGGGTCTAGCCCATTTGATCACTGCTCTCATTCTTTATGGGTATTTAATACCGATCTCTCTCTATGTTTCCATAGAAGTTGTGAAAGTTTGCCAAGCAAGGTTCATTGATGAAGACCTGCTTATGTATGATGAAGAAACTGGAAATCCTGCCCAAGCGCGGACATCAAACCTAAATGAGGAGTTGGGCCAGGTGGATACAATACTCTCTGATAAAACTGGAACCTTAACCTGTAATCAGATGGACTTTTTAAAGTGTTCCATTGCCGGCACTTCATATGGTGTGCGTTCCAGTGAAGTTGAACTTGCTGCGGCTAAACAAATGGCAATGGACATTGAGGATCAGGATGAAGATGTATTTAATAGTTCCAGGCCTAAAACTCGTATAAGTAATTCATGGGAGACTAGCAGCAGAGGAGCTGAAATTGAGCTGGAGACCGTCATTACTTCTAAAGACGAAAGGGATCAGAAACCAGCAATCAAAGGGTTTAGTTTTGAGGACAGCCGTCTCATGGGTGGAAATTGGTTGAAGGAGCCCAATACAGACgtcattttgttatttttacgGGTATTAGCAGTTTGTCAGAGTGCAGTTCCTGAGCGAAATGAAGAGACTGGCACTTTCACTTATGAAGCAGAGTCTCCTGATGAGGGAGCCTTTCTTGTTGCGGCAAGAGaatttggttttgaattttGTAGAAGAACACAATCAAGTGTGTTTATAAGTGAAAAATATGCTCATCCAGGACAGTCAGTTGAAAG AGAGTTCAAAGTTCTCAATTTGTTGGAATTTACTAGCAAAAGGAAGCGAATGTCTGTGATTGTCAGGGATGAGAATGGACAAATTCTACTCTTCTGCAAAGGTGCTGACAG CATCATTTTTGACCGGCTAGCAAAGAGTGGAAGAATGTATGAGGAAATTACTACTAAGCATTTGAATGAATATGGAGAAGCTGGGTTGCGCACACTGGCACTTGCTTACAAAAAGGTTGACGAGTCTGAGTATAACACATGGAATAACGAGTTCATGAAAGCCAAAACGTCTATAGGTGCTGATCGAGAATCAATGCTTGAGCGAGTAGCAGATGCAATGGAAAGGGAATTGATTCTTGTTGGTGCTACCGCTGTGGAGGACAAATTGCAAAAAGGG GTCCCCCAGTGTATAGATAAACTTGCACAAGCTGGTCTCAAGCTTTGGATTTTGACAGGGGATAAGATGGAAACCGCAATTAATATAGG GTATGCATGCAGTTTACTCCGACAGGGAATGAAACAAATTTGTATTACAGTGACAAATTCGGATACAGTAGCCCAAGATTCGAAACAG GCTATAAAAGAGAATACCTTAAATCAAATCACCAATGCCTCTCAAATGATTAAGCTAGAAAAGGATCCTCATGCTGCATTTGCAttaattattgatggaaaaactCTGACTTACGCTCTGGAAGATGATATGAAGCATCAGTTCCTGGCATTAGCAGTTGATTGTGCATCTGTCATATGCTGTCGTGTCTCTCCCAAGCAGAAGGCACTG GTAACAAGGTTAGTGAAAGAGGGAACCGGAAGAACTACCTTAGCAGTAGGTGATGGTGCAAATGACGTTGGAATGATTCAAGAAGCTGACATTGGTGTCGGCATCAGTGGGGTGGAAGGTATGCAG GCAGTGATGGCCAGTGACTTCTCAATCTCTCAATTTCGGTTCTTGGAAAGACTTTTGGTTGTGCATGGACACTGGTGCTACAAGAGAATCGCTCAGATG ATTTGTTATTTCTTCTACAAAAATATAGCATTCGGTCTTACACTTTTCTACTTTGAGGCGTTCACGGCCTTTTCCGGACAGTCAATTTACGACGACTGGTACATGTTATTGTTCAATGTTGTTCTTACCTCCCTCCCTGTAATTTCACTTGGAGTTTTCGAGCAAGATGTTTCTTCTGAGGTCTGCTTGCAG TTCCCAGCACTATATCAGCAAGGAACGAAAAATCTGTTCTTCGACTGGTATAGGGTATTAGGATGGATGGGCAACGGTCTCTATTCGTCCATAGTTATTTTTTTCCTCAATCTTATCATCCTATTTGACCAACCGTTCCGCTCTGATGGTCAAACTGGTGATATGGCCATTGTTGGTACAACTATGTTCTCTTGCATAATCTGTGCTGTCAACTGCCAAATTGCACTAACAATGAGCCACTTCACATGGATTCAACATGTTTTCGTCTGGGGCAGTGTTGCAGCTTGGTTCTTGTTTCTATTACTTTACGGAATGATATCTCCGATTTATTCCGGGAACGCTTACCAGATTTTACTCGAAGCTCTAGGTCCAGCGCCCATTTATTGGTGCTCAATCATATTGGTAACAGTTACATGTAATTTACCCTACCTGGTTCACATTTCATTCCAAAGATGTATTCATCCAATGGATCACCATATCATCCAAGAAATCAAATACTACAAAAAGGACGTCGAGGATCAACACATGTGGCGAAGAGAACGTTCCAAGGCGAGACAAGAAACAAAGATCGGATTCTCGGTAAGAGTAGATGCGAAAATCAGACAGTTGAAAGGAAGGTTGCAGAAGAAGCATTCGAGCTTAATTTCGCAAGCGCATAGTTATACGTCTTCTCCGTCATAG
- the LOC126680667 gene encoding probable phospholipid-transporting ATPase 4 isoform X1 — protein sequence MARGRIRARLRRSQFHPFSCMRPRTSHDEAPNPVEGPGYSRIVHCNQPCMHRKKPLKYCSNYISTTKYNVATFLPKALFEQFRRVANIYFLLAAILSLTPVAPFSAVSMIFPLAVVVGISMVKEALEDWRRFKQDRKVNSRKASVHGGDGVFVDKSWQKIQVGDIIKVEKDQFFPADLLLLASSYEDGICYVETMNLDGETNLKPKRALEITLSPEDDESFKNFRGVIKCEDPNPSLYTFIGNLEYERQVYPLDPSQILLRDSKLRNTTFVYGVVIFTGFDSKVMQNSTKSPSKRSKIERKMDKIIYILFSLLLGISLMSSIGFAVKIKLQMPNWWYMQPLKPENLYDPNSPLKSGLAHLITALILYGYLIPISLYVSIEVVKVCQARFIDEDLLMYDEETGNPAQARTSNLNEELGQVDTILSDKTGTLTCNQMDFLKCSIAGTSYGVRSSEVELAAAKQMAMDIEDQDEDVFNSSRPKTRISNSWETSSRGAEIELETVITSKDERDQKPAIKGFSFEDSRLMGGNWLKEPNTDVILLFLRVLAVCQSAVPERNEETGTFTYEAESPDEGAFLVAAREFGFEFCRRTQSSVFISEKYAHPGQSVEREFKVLNLLEFTSKRKRMSVIVRDENGQILLFCKGADSIIFDRLAKSGRMYEEITTKHLNEYGEAGLRTLALAYKKVDESEYNTWNNEFMKAKTSIGADRESMLERVADAMERELILVGATAVEDKLQKGVPQCIDKLAQAGLKLWILTGDKMETAINIGYACSLLRQGMKQICITVTNSDTVAQDSKQTLLFLITEQAIKENTLNQITNASQMIKLEKDPHAAFALIIDGKTLTYALEDDMKHQFLALAVDCASVICCRVSPKQKALVTRLVKEGTGRTTLAVGDGANDVGMIQEADIGVGISGVEGMQAVMASDFSISQFRFLERLLVVHGHWCYKRIAQMICYFFYKNIAFGLTLFYFEAFTAFSGQSIYDDWYMLLFNVVLTSLPVISLGVFEQDVSSEVCLQFPALYQQGTKNLFFDWYRVLGWMGNGLYSSIVIFFLNLIILFDQPFRSDGQTGDMAIVGTTMFSCIICAVNCQIALTMSHFTWIQHVFVWGSVAAWFLFLLLYGMISPIYSGNAYQILLEALGPAPIYWCSIILVTVTCNLPYLVHISFQRCIHPMDHHIIQEIKYYKKDVEDQHMWRRERSKARQETKIGFSVRVDAKIRQLKGRLQKKHSSLISQAHSYTSSPS from the exons ATGGCACGGGGGAGGATAAGGGCGAGGCTCCGTCGGAGCCAGTTTCATCCATTTTCGTGTATGAGACCGAGAACATCGCATGACGAAGCTCCAAATCCGGTTGAAGGTCCTGGATATTCGAGAATAGTTCACTGTAATCAACCTTGTATGCACAGGAAAAAGCCCTTGAAATATTGCTCAAATTATATATCCACCACAAAGTACAATGTCGCTACCTTCCTGCCTAAGGCACTCTTCGAGCAATTTCGGAGGGTTGCCAATATATACTTTCTTTTGGCTGCTATTCTTTCGCTTACACCGGTTGCCCCATTTTCTGCTGTCAGTATGATTTTTCCTTTGGCGGTTGTTGTTGGTATTAGTATGGTAAAGGAGGCTTTAGAAGATTGGCGCAGGTTCAAGCAAGATAGGAAGGTTAATAGCAGGAAAGCTAGTGTTCATGGAGGGGATGGTGTTTTTGTTGATAAATCATGGCAGAAGATTCAGGTTGGTGATATTATTAAAGTGGAAAAGGATCAGTTTTTTCCAGCTGATTTGCTTTTACTCGCCAGTAGTTATGAAGACGGGATTTGCTATGTGGAGACTATGAATTTAGACGGTGAGACAAACTTGAAGCCAAAAAGAGCATTAGAGATAACCTTGTCTCCTGAGGATGATGAGTCTTTTAAGAATTTTAGAGGAGTTATAAAATGTGAAGATCCAAATCCCAGTCTTTATACCTTCATAGGTAATCTTGAGTATGAGCGTCAGGTTTATCCCCTTGATCCTAGTCAGATTCTGCTTAGAGATTCGAAGCTTAGGAATACCACTTTTGTTTACGGGGTTGTGATATTCACTGGTTTTGATAGCAAAGTCATGCAGAATTCGACGAAGTCCCCTTCAAAAAGAagtaaaatagaaagaaaaatggataaaattatttatatccttTTCAGCCTTCTTTTAGGTATCTCATTAATGAGCTCAATTGGTTTTGCTGTGAAGATAAAGCTTCAAATGCCAAATTGGTGGTACATGCAACCCTTAAAACCTGAAAATTTGTATGATCCTAATAGTCCTCTGAAGTCGGGTCTAGCCCATTTGATCACTGCTCTCATTCTTTATGGGTATTTAATACCGATCTCTCTCTATGTTTCCATAGAAGTTGTGAAAGTTTGCCAAGCAAGGTTCATTGATGAAGACCTGCTTATGTATGATGAAGAAACTGGAAATCCTGCCCAAGCGCGGACATCAAACCTAAATGAGGAGTTGGGCCAGGTGGATACAATACTCTCTGATAAAACTGGAACCTTAACCTGTAATCAGATGGACTTTTTAAAGTGTTCCATTGCCGGCACTTCATATGGTGTGCGTTCCAGTGAAGTTGAACTTGCTGCGGCTAAACAAATGGCAATGGACATTGAGGATCAGGATGAAGATGTATTTAATAGTTCCAGGCCTAAAACTCGTATAAGTAATTCATGGGAGACTAGCAGCAGAGGAGCTGAAATTGAGCTGGAGACCGTCATTACTTCTAAAGACGAAAGGGATCAGAAACCAGCAATCAAAGGGTTTAGTTTTGAGGACAGCCGTCTCATGGGTGGAAATTGGTTGAAGGAGCCCAATACAGACgtcattttgttatttttacgGGTATTAGCAGTTTGTCAGAGTGCAGTTCCTGAGCGAAATGAAGAGACTGGCACTTTCACTTATGAAGCAGAGTCTCCTGATGAGGGAGCCTTTCTTGTTGCGGCAAGAGaatttggttttgaattttGTAGAAGAACACAATCAAGTGTGTTTATAAGTGAAAAATATGCTCATCCAGGACAGTCAGTTGAAAG AGAGTTCAAAGTTCTCAATTTGTTGGAATTTACTAGCAAAAGGAAGCGAATGTCTGTGATTGTCAGGGATGAGAATGGACAAATTCTACTCTTCTGCAAAGGTGCTGACAG CATCATTTTTGACCGGCTAGCAAAGAGTGGAAGAATGTATGAGGAAATTACTACTAAGCATTTGAATGAATATGGAGAAGCTGGGTTGCGCACACTGGCACTTGCTTACAAAAAGGTTGACGAGTCTGAGTATAACACATGGAATAACGAGTTCATGAAAGCCAAAACGTCTATAGGTGCTGATCGAGAATCAATGCTTGAGCGAGTAGCAGATGCAATGGAAAGGGAATTGATTCTTGTTGGTGCTACCGCTGTGGAGGACAAATTGCAAAAAGGG GTCCCCCAGTGTATAGATAAACTTGCACAAGCTGGTCTCAAGCTTTGGATTTTGACAGGGGATAAGATGGAAACCGCAATTAATATAGG GTATGCATGCAGTTTACTCCGACAGGGAATGAAACAAATTTGTATTACAGTGACAAATTCGGATACAGTAGCCCAAGATTCGAAACAG acattgttatttttaattaccGAACAGGCTATAAAAGAGAATACCTTAAATCAAATCACCAATGCCTCTCAAATGATTAAGCTAGAAAAGGATCCTCATGCTGCATTTGCAttaattattgatggaaaaactCTGACTTACGCTCTGGAAGATGATATGAAGCATCAGTTCCTGGCATTAGCAGTTGATTGTGCATCTGTCATATGCTGTCGTGTCTCTCCCAAGCAGAAGGCACTG GTAACAAGGTTAGTGAAAGAGGGAACCGGAAGAACTACCTTAGCAGTAGGTGATGGTGCAAATGACGTTGGAATGATTCAAGAAGCTGACATTGGTGTCGGCATCAGTGGGGTGGAAGGTATGCAG GCAGTGATGGCCAGTGACTTCTCAATCTCTCAATTTCGGTTCTTGGAAAGACTTTTGGTTGTGCATGGACACTGGTGCTACAAGAGAATCGCTCAGATG ATTTGTTATTTCTTCTACAAAAATATAGCATTCGGTCTTACACTTTTCTACTTTGAGGCGTTCACGGCCTTTTCCGGACAGTCAATTTACGACGACTGGTACATGTTATTGTTCAATGTTGTTCTTACCTCCCTCCCTGTAATTTCACTTGGAGTTTTCGAGCAAGATGTTTCTTCTGAGGTCTGCTTGCAG TTCCCAGCACTATATCAGCAAGGAACGAAAAATCTGTTCTTCGACTGGTATAGGGTATTAGGATGGATGGGCAACGGTCTCTATTCGTCCATAGTTATTTTTTTCCTCAATCTTATCATCCTATTTGACCAACCGTTCCGCTCTGATGGTCAAACTGGTGATATGGCCATTGTTGGTACAACTATGTTCTCTTGCATAATCTGTGCTGTCAACTGCCAAATTGCACTAACAATGAGCCACTTCACATGGATTCAACATGTTTTCGTCTGGGGCAGTGTTGCAGCTTGGTTCTTGTTTCTATTACTTTACGGAATGATATCTCCGATTTATTCCGGGAACGCTTACCAGATTTTACTCGAAGCTCTAGGTCCAGCGCCCATTTATTGGTGCTCAATCATATTGGTAACAGTTACATGTAATTTACCCTACCTGGTTCACATTTCATTCCAAAGATGTATTCATCCAATGGATCACCATATCATCCAAGAAATCAAATACTACAAAAAGGACGTCGAGGATCAACACATGTGGCGAAGAGAACGTTCCAAGGCGAGACAAGAAACAAAGATCGGATTCTCGGTAAGAGTAGATGCGAAAATCAGACAGTTGAAAGGAAGGTTGCAGAAGAAGCATTCGAGCTTAATTTCGCAAGCGCATAGTTATACGTCTTCTCCGTCATAG
- the LOC126683059 gene encoding uncharacterized protein LOC126683059 isoform X2 gives MVKCFPPTNPYGTRDEQNHLPIDLTDRTNEFRSVWFGNKCQSPQSLGSKHGFQMESKQGVNEEEYSKGLSKIGSSPPSCEHKCYGCNPCEAIQVPTISKTHNHFGVNYANYEPEGWKCKCGPIFYSP, from the exons ATGGTGAAGTGTTTCCCACCTACCAACCC GTATGGAACTAGGGATGAGCAAAATCACCTACCGATCGATTTAACCGACCGAACAAATGAATTTCGATCTGTTTGGTTTGGTAATAAAT GTCAGAGTCCACAGTCTTTAGGATCAAAACATGGCTTTCAGATGGAATCAAAACAA GGTGTAAATGAAGAAGAATATTCAAAAGGGCTGAGCAAAATAGGGTCAAGCCCACCAAGCTGTGAGCACAAATGCTATGGTTGCAATCCATGTGAAGCAATTCAAGTGCCTACAATTAGCAAAACCCATAACCATTTTGGTGTTAATTATGCTAATTATGAGCCTGAAGGCTGGAAATGTAAATGTGGTCCTATATTCTATAGTCCATAA